The Bemisia tabaci chromosome 8, PGI_BMITA_v3 genome has a segment encoding these proteins:
- the Cdc14 gene encoding dual specificity protein phosphatase CDC14C isoform X2: MDEIDTFAASEIIKDRLYFVTLSSNVKPKSTPNTHYFSVDHELVYENFYEDFGPLNLAMLYKYCNKVSSKLKAVQNTGKKLVHYTTTDSNDRVNAAFLIGSFAILYLNKTPEEVYEILQGYFYKNFRDASHGVPVYQISLKDCFSAIQKAHMLGFFRFDDFDAEEYEFLERVENGDLNWIVPQKFIAFCGPHARSKIENGYHLHCPESYFSYFRKNNVTTVVRLNKKLYDASRFNNGGFDHKDLYFLDGSTPSDGILKQFMNIAENAAGAIAVHCKAGLGRTGSLIGCYIMKHYRFTVHETIAWIRICRPGSIIGHQQQWLSDKESLMWVQGDNYRYQNKGNPNIFPFHKYGIYSLKIKSIKNSTKAELISDKLIKPTDSVARIMHKVDIMKLNDLKQETDEKVAKIRNSKNLSHTWNYQITQAKTPSPPSWKGGESKTVSPLTQGDKLNQIKQFRRVPRAHLSPLTSNTNGLTGRTKTLTSRTSGNANESSIVLPSKVPKVSSLGVDVISSSGGLRRGVRPTPSPTTKSSRPTTSSKT; this comes from the exons ATGGACGAAATAGATACATTCGCTGCCTCTGAAATCATCAAAG ATCGCCTGTACTTTGTCACGTTGTCATCTAATGTAAAACCCAAATCCACTCCAAACACACATTACTTTTCTGTTGATCATGAACTGGTGTACGAAAATTTCTATGAGGATTTTGGTCCTCTCAACCTTGCCATGCTTTACAAATACTGCAATAAAGTATCAAGCAAGCTTAAG GCTGTtcaaaacactggaaaaaagcttGTCCACTACACAACCACAGACAGTAATGACAGAGTAAATGCAGCATTTTTGATTGGCTCTTTTGCG attttataTTTGAACAAGACACCAGAAGAAGTCTATGAGATTCTTCAAGGatatttctacaaaaatttcag GGATGCATCTCATGGAGTTCCTGTCTATCAGATTTCTCTCAAGGATTGTTTCTCTGCCATCCAGAAAGCTCACATGCTTGGATTCTTCCGTTTTGATGATTTTGATGCCGAAGAATATGAATTTCTTGAG CGAGTAGAGAATGGAGATTTGAATTGGATTGTTCCGCAAAAGTTTATTGCTTTTTGTGGCCCTCATGCTCGCAGCAAAATAGAAAATG GCTATCATTTGCACTGTCCAGAATCATATTTCAGTTACTTCAGGAAAAACAATGTCACAACAGTTGTCCGCTTGAATAAGAAACTGTATGATGCCAGCCGCTTCAACAATGGAGGCTTCGATCACAAAGACTTATATTTTCTGGATGGTAGCACACCAAGTGATGGGATTTTGAAGCAATTTATGAATATTGCTGAAAATGCTGCAGGAGCTATAGCTGTCCATTGTAAAG CTGGTCTAGGAAGGACAGGCTCATTAATTGGATGTTATATAATGAAACATTATAGATTTACAGTGCATGAAACAATCGCTTGGATAAGGATTTGTAGACCTGGTTCAATTATTGGTCACCAACAACAATGGCTCTCTGA TAAGGAGTCTCTGATGTGGGTCCAAGGAGATAATTATCGGTATCAAAACAAAGGAAATCCTAACATATTCCCCTTCCACAAGTACGGTATTTACAGCCTCAAGATAAAATCAATCAAGAATTCAACAAAAGCAGAACTGATCTCTGATAAACTCATCAAACCAACAGACTCTGTGGCTCGCATCATGCACAAAGTGGATATCATGAAATTGAATGATCTAAAACAAGAGACCGATGAAAAGGTTGCTAAAATCCGAAATTCTAAG AATCTTTCCCATACTTGGAATTATCAGATCACTCAGGCAAAGACTCCATCCCCCCCTTCTTGGAAAGGTGGCGAGTCCAAAACCGTTTCCCCACTAACACAAGgagataaattaaatcaaattaaacAGTTCCGGAGAGTTCCCCGGGCACATCTATCTCCTTTAAC ATCAAACACTAATGGACTAACAGGACGAACCAAAACTCTCACCTCGCGAACCAGCGGTAATGCCAATGAGTCCAGTATTGTTCTACCATCCAAAGTTCCAAAAGTTAGTAGTTTAGGTGTGGATGTTATCTCGTCCAGCGGTGGACTTCGGCGAGGAGTACGACCAACCCCTTCACCAACAACCAAAAG